The following DNA comes from Vespa crabro chromosome 25, iyVesCrab1.2, whole genome shotgun sequence.
aaaaggagagaaagaaaagattgatttattaattaaaattataataattatttgaaattaaaaaattataaaattatttgaaattaaaaaattataaaattatttgaaattaaaaaattataaaattatttgaaattataaaattattaaaattataataattatataatattgtccAGGACGTATACAGGACCCCATACAGGACGTATACAGGACCTGTACAGGACTCTTCGGAGGTCCTGTACGAAGAGTATTATTGAGAGTCTATGATCAAATTTTAGTTTATTCTCTTagaggagacagagagagagagagagagagagagagagagagagagagaaagagaaagagagaaagttagtgagagattgagagagagagagagagagagagagagatcgttgtCCTTTCACGGACTTTAGGGGATCGGCGAACTGTGTTCTGTGGGTTTACTGGGCTCTCTACCTTACGGTTATAGTGAACGATCGGTCGATGAGTAACCACGGGAGACCAAGGCCATACCTTCTAGCTCGATAAACTCCATCGACTTTAAACAGCGACTACCAAGTACCATCAACATTTGCTACCAGGCAACTCTTtcgtttttgtatttcttgcctctctctctctctctctctctctctctctctctctctctgtctctgtctctctctctgtctctctgtctctgtctctgtctctctgtctctctctccctctctcttttttccttctccttgaCTACATTTCTGGAATATCAAATTCGAGTTAGgctgatcgataaaaataacttttggaaagaattattaataccgCTACTCTCCAAATACAAGGTTGACCATAAATCCTTTGAGAGTTAATTCGTGTGtcctgtttcttcttcttcttctttttttttttcttttttattttcttttttatttctttttttttctttttttttctttttttctttagaactACAAGCCTTGAGAAATATTTCGGTACAACGCGTATcaaaaactttatttattacgttTGCACGAGTCTAGGCTAATGgacaaaaatatctttcgtGGGGGAAATCATCGATGGTGAGACTCGAAATAGATCGACTGATGATAGccgaccaaaaaaaaaagaaaaaaaaaatatagcaaaaaaaaaaaaaagaaaccaattTTCTCTCCTCTACTTTTGTGATCATTTGAGATGAAACTTTTGTTCTAAgcgtgtatattatttttacgcgGCACTtcgtccttttcctttcttttcttttcttttcttttctttttttttttcgagcaaACGTTtgtgaataaaaatttgttaaaaaaaaaaaaaaaaaaaaaaaaaaagtccaaATTAAATCCAATTCCATAGAAATGATATTATCAAAGGGAAAACAATTagattcaaaagaaaagaaaaaaaaaaaggaatcgataaaaattgtttataccttaaaaaaaaaaaaaaaaaaagaaaagaaagcttGAATCTTTTCGATCgtcaattttgaaaataaatccaAACGAAATATGATCGTATTGTTGATGTCTATCGATTATATCATCAAATCAACATCCATCGTAAATCCTTACGCAAATGcaattaaatagaattatcTTATCTCGAAAtatcattagaaaaaattCTCGCGCTAGTTGAGGTTgaacgaataatattttcttcctttctttttttttcttctttttttttttcccccttccatctctttcattttcgaatTACGTTatcttatcgttatcattaccTTTCGGATATCAGTTCTCTCATTGATCGCCGCCACCACTGTACGCCAGTGGTGGCGGCGACGTTATGACCTCCAACAAACGTAATACAGGTTTGCTTGGTTACATCGTAAAAGAATGTATCTGAATATTTCATGGACGTGTGTCATgcttatacacacataaagaAAGAGcctgaaagagagaggggaaagagagaaagaaggggaagcgatatacatatatatatatatatatatactatatacatacgatACCATTTCCATAACAGTAACACTGTCTTTGAAATGTGGTATATAATGGATCAATTGTTATGTTCATTGGATCCGATCAATTTTAAtgtttcaatgaaataaatcaaaactTAATCGTATCTTAGAAAGCAATAATagtccttaaaaaaaaaaaaaaaaaaacaaaaaaaagtaatggcGATCGTAGAAGACAAAgtgggggggggagggaagagggggagagaaaaaaaaagaaccagaAGAAAACAGGGCAAAATTCAAAATTCAAAATTCACTAAAGAGCTCTTGTTAGAGATATCTTTGGGTCCTCAGAAAACCAGTTTTCCTTATACCACCTAACCGTGAGAGGCAaacgaaagaggagaagagttGACCCCTCCCCACCTCATCTACTCCCCCTATTCCCTCCACCTGTACCCTCACCCTCACCCTCATCTCTCCCTccatctctccctctttcgctCCCTCCATTATTTCTTTACCTCTCACCCCTCTTTACCTCTAACCCCACTCCAGCTATCTATCTCCCCTCCCCGCTTCCCTTCCCACCCCACCCCCCACTTTCCTTCTCACTCTTCTCATCCTCTTTGCGTAACTGTTCGAACGGAGAATACCTTGGCTCCTTTCGAACGATTTCGTTCCAagtccctttctttctctttgttcttttcgGCCGATCAAGAACGATTATTATACGTAAGATTGACCTCGGGATATAATCCTAATCGCGTTTCGTTACCACAATTCCCTCTTACTTTCACTTAAAATTTTTCGCATAAACGACCACGAATatatcagtttttttttcttttttttttttttttttttcttcgaagaatCTCCATTACGTTTGGATTATCTTTATCGACGAAAAGAAtgtaggaaagaaagaaaagagaaaaaaaaagaaaaagaaaaagaaaaaggaaacatcgTTGgtcataattctttttttttgcgcgGGGTGAGCGGGGGTAGGAGGGAGGGGGTGGGCAGGGAGgaggaaatattattattaggagTTTCATCGTTTaggatattttttgttcttttctatttgccattttttttttctttttcttttttgtgcaGGATGACGGATAGGGTGGGCTGGGGTGGGTTTTTTAGGACACTttctcgtttttgttttttctttcttttcttttcttttcttttctcctcgcaAAAGATCCTTCAGTTTCGTCCTTTAGTCGAgcgatcattttctttttttacttcgtaATTCCGAAAATGTCCGATTATTTCATtgtctcgtttatttttaacgatctaGGAACTTTTGGCCCGTCTAGGAACTTTTCGCCCTTATTAATTCCATGAATTATAACGATCAAATTAGTTTTGCaagtttttttaatatcgcaaaataaattgcaatgtaaattttcaatatttcctttcttcttttcttttttttttttttttttttttttttttatatttcgtttatttactatccatataataacaattaaacgtctttttattaacgttcgacgacgtttaaagaaaaagtcaataattttcttctgatAATCTGAAATCTGTCGCAAAAGACGAACGCCTTCGAGAGAGGTAATTTTAAGgggcagaagaaaaaaaaaaaaaaaaaaaaaaaaaaaaaagaagaaaaaaaagaaagaatccatcgaaacaaaagcaaaaaaaatctCGAATGGAAAGGCAAAAGAAACTGGTTTGTCTGGGGTACAcacatgataaatataaagattaagTTTTTAACAGAAGCAGCGCACGCGCATACGCGTTGATTTTCTGATAGAAAATCAACGAAgcttgaagaaaataaaaaaagaaaaaaaaaaagaatacatatGCCCGTCTGTTAAATCGCACACAACGTATACACGCTTGCattgaccttttttttttactgactacaaaagaaaaaaaaaagaaaaaaaaaaaacagaaagaaagaaaaatagaaatcaattcgaatttcattttaacgtTCGAGAAAAAGCTTCCTTGTGCTTTCACGTTGGAAGCTTTACGAGTATCTAAAACTAATACGATCTTACGTAAGTCTGATActaaatatagttatatacatacatataacgcCGGTATTAGATGGTATTATACAGTATTACCGGAGTATTAATTCTCTAACGTTCTATCTAATAGCACGTGACGTTCAATAGTTAATAATGTCAATTCCGCAGGTTTTATATCTTAGATATTACttcaacatttcttttttcttttttttttttttcttttcttttttctctcctttttctcttttcttgttgGGGTCCACTTTTATCCAGTTAACGGACGGagataaaagggaaagaaaaagaaaaagatttgcacacaaacacatacaaaATACACACGtcatctgtatatatatatatgtatgtatatgtgtatgtatatgtatatgtatttatgtttaGAGTCTGGAACAGGAGAGGCATTTGTTACGTAGGAGATTGGAGGAAACTAAAGGCGAAAGTGAAGCTAGAGTTATCGAGCTTCAAACGGATTTAGAAACATTGAGAACTCAATTGGAGGAACAAAATGAACGTTCAAGAAGGGCCGAACGTGATCAGGCAACATTGGTTACGGAATTGACGGCACAAAACGCAAGATTGGCCGATCAACTTAGGGAGGCCGCAAAACAGGAGGAACAATTGTTCCTTGAGGTTAAATTGTTACGTGAAAAGTGCGCGCACAGGAGTAATACATTACAGGATCATGTCAGCAGTTTGGAGATTTTGCGGGATGAGGTAACGTGACCTTGaacttatctttctttctttctttctttctttattttttttttttttgtactcgGTTTTCTTTTACAATCCTTCACGCGCGATGTACGTTCTATCTGATTgaattattgttgtcgttactgttttcgttgttgttgttgttgttgttgttgttattctttctttcatctgtTGCGCTTCAATCGGAGGACAACAAGTGTTCTGAAATTTCAGAATTCTTCAAACGTCTGTCATTGATTACGTGAATGACATTGTGAGTTATCGGagatttttcttgttttttttttttttttttattgttgttattattgttattattattatcatttcttattttctctgtGGAATTACGTAAACGATAGGAAGATTTGTTTTAAAGTGATATTGATCgagaatattttatcgataaattaaaattttgtataacCAATCGTTCGCATTATACTGATCTTGATAAACGATATGGATTGCgatttgataaattaaaaaagaaaacaaaaaaaaaaatccctagataataaaagtatcgaTTCGTACGAATtctaattaacaattatttacgATATCCATTGAATATCTTGTGATCTTAAGAAACATCTCTGAATTTATAAATTGCGTCAgtttttgaagaaagaaagaaaaaacaaaaaacaaaaaaaaaatatatatatatatatatgcattataatgttgtatttaataagaaaagaaataaatctaaaGTGGTCGTGAAGATTACAATTTGACTAACCTAACAATTGtccttgttatattctaaacgtaatgatatcaatttgattagattaattaaaaccaatggttttttaatatcatcgtttatcctgaaaaaagaatagagacgTTGGTATTATATTAGCGTTGTcttatttttacaatgttcACAAAGTTGACAAAGtacaattgaaatattaaaaagaaggatttaaaaaaaaaaaaaaaagtgatggAATTGTTAAACACGTTTATCAGGTACAATTGGTATCCGCTCAGAGGACGGAATTAGAGAGGAGATCCTTGGAATTACGCGAGGAGAGAGCCAGGGCGGTCGCGGCTCTCGAGGAAGCTGAGGAGAGAGCCGCGGCCTTGGAACGGCTTGGACATGAGGCTGAACATCGAGCTAGACTGGCAGAACAAGAGAGGTAAGTTCGATTTAGGATTATATTTAAGAATCCCATGATTAACCATTTGATATACAATGACGTCTCTGAGACGTCATTCATTTCATGTGATATTGTAGACTTTGACGTGTCCGAAAcgtcatttatttcatatgcCATTATAGACTTTGACGTGTCCGAGAcgtcatttatttcatatgcCATTATAGACTTTGACGTGTCCTAGAcgtcatttatttcatatgtCATTGTAGACTTTGACGTGTCCGAAACGTCAAGAATTGTCTTTGGCGACTAAATTACGTCCAATACGTAGCATCCAAACGAGCGAGatttggaatcaaattttataaattatgcgAATCCAATTCTGggtattactatcgatttaaaatatatacaggaCAAGACGTAATTCAAGGAAATAATGAACCTGTATCGAAGAATATTGTCATTCAACTAGCCGAACTCATTTTAGGGAAAGGATATACCTTGTTCCTAGACAATTGGTATtcgtaaaaaaacaaaagaaaaaaaaatggtaaatAATTGGTATCCTACGGACGCGTCGATGTGCATTTTATTTGTATGTCAAGgggttaatataatttttttttttttgcggaATATAATGTCATTCGTTTGATTTCAAAATGTTAGAGAAAAgaacacacagagagagagagagagagagagagggagagaaaaacaaaacaaaatgtttaaaatgATAAGATCACGAAATTTAACAGGCTAACGAAagtccttaaaaaaaaaaaaaaaaaaaaattccctaACTTCTGATTACAAATGTAATTAAGGATTATGATTTTATAGGGACGAGTTGGCAGCAGCCTTAGCAGCGATCGAAGTCGAGAGAAGAGGTAGATCCGGATCTATTCAAAAACCACCAAGGTCACTTCAAGTTGAGATGGAGTGCGAAGAGAGCGGAAGTTCATTGGGTGAACAGGAAGATCTAAGATCGGAAGTTACCAGAGCGGTTAAACGGTTGAAGGAACTTTGCGTTCATTTGCGTAGGGGAGAGGATGATTCAGGTTTACAAAGCGACTGCGACGAGTCCATGCTTGTCATTGCTAACAATACAGAAGCTGAAGTAAGTTAAAGTGGGATAGAGAATACCTTTTCAacgtctctgtctctctttctatatatatatatatgtgtgtgtgtgtgtgtgtgtgtgtgttgggTATAGGGAGCTCAGATATCCTTTGTTCTTTAGTTTCCTGTTTCGACCCTAACGTTTGAGAGGAATATCACGAATACTTAAGAAATCGTCTTGTCAGCTTCAAATTTTTTgcttacaattttcttttcttttttttttttttcttcctttacgaataaaataatgaattgaaattttgcaaaagaaattacgaataacctttctttttttatttttttacttggaCAAGATCATTCATTAGCTATGgcttgtaaaaaaattatctaattatttttgtttattttttttttttttttatttcttatttaggTCAATTATCCAGGAGCATTGATGGAATTGGTCGAAGAAGTTTATAATTTGGCATTATCGGGTCGTGGTGCCCCAGGTGAATTAGGATTGGCTGTTGAATTACATCGTGTAAGGGAGGAATTGGATCAGACGAAGGAACAATTGAAACAAACCCAAGATG
Coding sequences within:
- the LOC124432537 gene encoding bicaudal D-related protein homolog isoform X1; amino-acid sequence: MLPKKESQQQHHQQQQQQQQQQQQQQQQQQQKQQRQQQVEPYALEDMISDLQARRRSSLDHEETLQDPSELLRQRERDLVLAAELGKALLERNQELTRQSELLADEYAAKLEVSRISLEQERHLLRRRLEETKGESEARVIELQTDLETLRTQLEEQNERSRRAERDQATLVTELTAQNARLADQLREAAKQEEQLFLEVKLLREKCAHRSNTLQDHVSSLEILRDEVQLVSAQRTELERRSLELREERARAVAALEEAEERAAALERLGHEAEHRARLAEQERDELAAALAAIEVERRGRSGSIQKPPRSLQVEMECEESGSSLGEQEDLRSEVTRAVKRLKELCVHLRRGEDDSGLQSDCDESMLVIANNTEAEVNYPGALMELVEEVYNLALSGRGAPGELGLAVELHRVREELDQTKEQLKQTQDELKRRGETLLDTTSKLSVCEAELRGVKEERDRARNDMEHTQLTKDEILAQAYQVRDQAVARKNRAEVELARTRIDVLQANSQLMEAIQQKVELSQQLEQWQIDVQVLLDEQVRSKLTPTSNTNSIATINKESSEVVAPARKKRSNSSSKKMFGLF
- the LOC124432537 gene encoding bicaudal D-related protein homolog isoform X2 is translated as MLPKKESQQQHHQQQQQQQQQQQQQQQQQQQKQQRQQQVEPYALEDMISDLQARRRSSLDHEETLQDPSELLRQRERDLVLAAELGKALLERNQELTRQSELLADEYAAKLESLEQERHLLRRRLEETKGESEARVIELQTDLETLRTQLEEQNERSRRAERDQATLVTELTAQNARLADQLREAAKQEEQLFLEVKLLREKCAHRSNTLQDHVSSLEILRDEVQLVSAQRTELERRSLELREERARAVAALEEAEERAAALERLGHEAEHRARLAEQERDELAAALAAIEVERRGRSGSIQKPPRSLQVEMECEESGSSLGEQEDLRSEVTRAVKRLKELCVHLRRGEDDSGLQSDCDESMLVIANNTEAEVNYPGALMELVEEVYNLALSGRGAPGELGLAVELHRVREELDQTKEQLKQTQDELKRRGETLLDTTSKLSVCEAELRGVKEERDRARNDMEHTQLTKDEILAQAYQVRDQAVARKNRAEVELARTRIDVLQANSQLMEAIQQKVELSQQLEQWQIDVQVLLDEQVRSKLTPTSNTNSIATINKESSEVVAPARKKRSNSSSKKMFGLF